ACTAACAATTTAAATGCATTAGATGTTGGAGTTTCTTTAAATACAAAAGATGTTAAAGAAAATACTACAGAttcaataattaatttatcgAATAAAAGTACAACTACAGGAGAAACTTCTTTAAATTCAATAAAAGCACGACTAGGTTATGATAGTGAAACATCAGAATCTGAAACAGATGATAATAATGTAGATATTGTAGAAGAAAGTCCTAATGGAAGGTGGGTAAAAAGGACTGAGAAAGTTAATCAAAGAGATATACCAGGTATAAATAAGTCATATCTAGCTATGGATAACGATACAGGAAATGAAGTCGTTTGGAATGAAGTATTGTTCTCTggttgtaaaaattttaaacaaaaacaaCATATTATTCGtcaaatatttgataatctTGCACAACTTAGGCATGCAAATTTAGTACGGTTTCATGATCATTGGACGGATGGAACTGAAGAAAAGCCTAgagtatgttttttttttttatttaaattaatttttttatattatttagatTGTTTTTATTACGGAGTATATGTCTTCTGGTTGTATGGCGCGCTTTCTACATAGAACTCGGGTATTGAATAATAGTGGATTATCGATAAAATCTTGGAAAGCATGGTGTACTCAAATATTATCTGCTCTAAATTATCTTCATTCATGCCTTCCTTCTGTAGTTCATGGGaacttaaatataaatacaatattttttcaacaaaatggtaaaattaaaataggTGGTGGTACGTTATTAAAATAGtactattaatattttcatttagtTACTCCTCATGATGTAAAATTAATGCTTAATTCTCTTCAgaataatgtaaaatatcTTCATTATTTATCTCCTGAATACCATCGTAAGATTTAATGATtacttaatttttgtaattctttttgtttattttttttatagaaaataaagaatCAACTATAGAATCagatatatattcttttggTATTTGTGCTCTAGAAATGGCTATTCATAAAGGACTTATAGATTTTGCTCGTTCACTGAATCCTGATATTTCTACTCCAGTCATAGATCAAGAGGTGATACAAAAAGCTCTTGATCAACTGGAAGACGAACAacaaaaagtatataaaacttttgttcaggaagttaatatttttcttttaggattttataaaaagttgtCTGAAAGAAAACCCAAAGGAAAGAGAATCAGTTAGGAAACTTCTTTTTCATcctatattatttaaaatacatcaattaaaattattggcGGCgcataaaattgtaaaattacatttaaatGAAGATTTACCATCAGAGTATTTTCAAATTGTGGATCCTGATAGGATAGCAGCGACTTCAAAATTTCGGGAAATGTCATATGGTGATGTAGCAGCATGTCAACaagatttagaaaaatttataaaagatgtGAAAAATGATGTATATCCGATGACTACATTTCCTACATTTGAACAAccaacaaaattaaaaaaaattgtttttgaaCTTGATTGTTTTcctgaaaataattataattcaGAAGACAATGATGATACTAGGTCTACAGAAGGATTAAATATTAGTTCACCTAGGCCTAGTTCTTCAAAAACATCAAATTCTCCTAGTGCTAGGGATGTAGTCAGTCCTGAAAGTATTCATTCCAAAGGTTTAGATAGTTGTGGCTCTAGACCAATGTCTCCCGACAGTCAAATTTCTCCATGTAATACTGTTAAAAGTGGGCTAGTTTCAGATATTTCTGCTGTttcaaa
This Strongyloides ratti genome assembly S_ratti_ED321, chromosome : 2 DNA region includes the following protein-coding sequences:
- a CDS encoding Nuclear receptor-binding protein homolog, which produces MQNVSFKDSKSSLTISSNVSHEKPKDKVVYTNNLNALDVGVSLNTKDVKENTTDSIINLSNKSTTTGETSLNSIKARLGYDSETSESETDDNNVDIVEESPNGRWVKRTEKVNQRDIPGNEVVWNEVLFSGCKNFKQKQHIIRQIFDNLAQLRHANLVRFHDHWTDGTEEKPRIVFITEYMSSGCMARFLHRTRVLNNSGLSIKSWKAWCTQILSALNYLHSCLPSVVHGNLNINTIFFQQNGKIKIGGVTPHDVKLMLNSLQNNVKYLHYLSPEYHQNKESTIESDIYSFGICALEMAIHKGLIDFARSLNPDISTPVIDQEVIQKALDQLEDEQQKDFIKSCLKENPKERESVRKLLFHPILFKIHQLKLLAAHKIVKLHLNEDLPSEYFQIVDPDRIAATSKFREMSYGDVAACQQDLEKFIKDVKNDVYPMTTFPTFEQPTKLKKIVFELDCFPENNYNSEDNDDTRSTEGLNISSPRPSSSKTSNSPSARDVVSPESIHSKGLDSCGSRPMSPDSQISPCNTVKSGLVSDISAVSKSKFSIERFSTEPSPPPTMHKAASQPPEIIDNSSTDVMPGVNNIHFELGEKVIDFSNSTDSLNSTLRSPEKESDVKNNEVNANFDRGVEITSKDTSSLSSETKKNLNVSKVLDNVNPSTESQNVKVNTILLPEMKPSESEPKKKQFVVIKVSTKTDNAVTDDSRLAVGGDKFNNKDNVEISKKKIFDISRVKEENSILENNSSSCNQIIQGETFINNMNDEKNLSLNNESSNSVTKSRFTLIKGSDFPSLDFDQGILENSDLSCQEEINEIRENLLKLQQMNDRDSEDDDDLKTLEFSGKGISRNIDEQNVGETNISSKRMSFEENKDHRSKILHGENSTRSVINVDNSQSLDITDSEGDSRSSSPTHKVIDDSLIIKKVNVSIDGTAVFISIRLSNNMVRNLKTSITNEDNSNSLISSLVEEGFIRKCDAAQFMMIFSLLLEDFDLEGKRSISWLNDMESGGKITLNSV